AATCCATACTGCTTTGATTAACTCGTATTCGTCGATTAGGTATGTAGTAAAAAGATATTTCTATGAAGGCGAAGACCGATGGGATATTTAATAACTATGTAGGGTTACACCCGAAAGTTTATTTTACCATGAAAAAGGCGTTCGAACAACTAGCGTCGAACGCCTTTTTCATGAATAGTCCCTAAATTTCTATTAGTTGAGCAATTGTAAGTCTCTTCGATGTTCTTTTGACAACCTTATAAAAATAGGGGGTGACTCATGTTTTATGGAATATTACTTTTGTTACAACTGGCTTATTGCCTGCTCAATATCGGCCTTTATGTCGTCGATATGCTCAATCCCTACCGAAATCCTCAAGGATGTTGGCTGTACGCCTGCACTAATCTGTTCTGCTTCTGAAAGCTGCGAGTGCGTTGTTGAAGCTGGGTGAATAATCAATGTTTTTGAGTCGCCCACATTGGCTAAATGACTGATTAATTGAAGGCTATTCACAAATTTTTCGGCTTTAGCTCTGTCTCCTTTTAGCTGAAATGATAGCACACCACCAAAGCCACGAGTCAAATACTTTTTGGCTAAGAGGTGATACTTACTACTTTCTAAACCTAAATAATTCACACTTTCTACCTCTGGATGTGCCTGTAACCACTCGGCCAAGGCCAAAGCATTGTCGCCGATTCTCTCTACACGCAATGAAAGTGTTTCGAGTCCTTGCAACAATAAAAATGAATTGAATGGACTCTGTGCTGGGCCCCAGTCTCTTAAACCCTCTACCCTAGCCCGAATAATAAACTGAATGTTGCCGAAAGGCCCACCAACCCCAAATACATCGTTGAGTACCAACCCATGATAACTTGGCGATGGCTCAGTAAACTGTGGAAATTTACCATTTCCCCAGTTGTAAGTACCTGCATCTACAATTACGCCACCCATAGTAGTACCATGTCCACCAATCCATTTGGTTGCAGATTCTACCACTACATGAGCCCCGTGCTTGATAGGCTGAGCAATAGCTCCTCCTGCCCCAAAAGTATTGTCGACTATAAGTGGCAAGTCGTATTTGTTGGCCAAAGCCGCAAAAGCTTCAAAGTCGGGTACACTAAAACTTGGATTTCCGATGGTTTCTAAATAGATAAACTTGGTTTTGTCGTC
The DNA window shown above is from Flectobacillus major DSM 103 and carries:
- a CDS encoding O-acetylhomoserine aminocarboxypropyltransferase/cysteine synthase family protein; the encoded protein is MKFETLQLHAGQQVDPTTNSRAVPIYQTTSYTFNNAEHGANLFALKEFGNIYTRIMNPTSDVFEKRIAALEGGVAALAVGSGHAAQFVAINNITTVGDNFITTSFLYGGTYNQFKNSFKNIGVEARFADGDDVSSFEKLIDDKTKFIYLETIGNPSFSVPDFEAFAALANKYDLPLIVDNTFGAGGAIAQPIKHGAHVVVESATKWIGGHGTTMGGVIVDAGTYNWGNGKFPQFTEPSPSYHGLVLNDVFGVGGPFGNIQFIIRARVEGLRDWGPAQSPFNSFLLLQGLETLSLRVERIGDNALALAEWLQAHPEVESVNYLGLESSKYHLLAKKYLTRGFGGVLSFQLKGDRAKAEKFVNSLQLISHLANVGDSKTLIIHPASTTHSQLSEAEQISAGVQPTSLRISVGIEHIDDIKADIEQAISQL